A DNA window from Deltaproteobacteria bacterium contains the following coding sequences:
- the tsaA gene encoding tRNA (N6-threonylcarbamoyladenosine(37)-N6)-methyltransferase TrmO, producing MVFRFKSIGKIHTPYKEKAPYQPVDSDPGDFRVVLLPRYAAGLSELASFRYIYLIYYLDRLEREVSMMVSPPWAGGKEVGVFASRSPVRPNPIGLSVVRLVKIVENQVFTSGLDVFDGTPLLDIKPYIKDLDSKPDANQGWVDRMEGREHLSLHIRGIPHDY from the coding sequence ATGGTTTTCCGTTTCAAGAGCATAGGAAAGATTCACACGCCTTACAAAGAGAAGGCACCCTACCAACCGGTGGATTCCGATCCCGGGGATTTCCGTGTCGTTCTGCTCCCCAGGTACGCTGCGGGCCTCTCCGAGCTCGCCTCCTTCCGGTATATCTACCTCATCTACTACCTCGACCGCCTGGAACGGGAGGTATCCATGATGGTCAGTCCGCCCTGGGCCGGAGGAAAGGAGGTTGGGGTCTTTGCCAGCAGATCGCCTGTCCGGCCCAACCCCATCGGCCTGAGCGTAGTCCGACTCGTAAAGATAGTGGAAAACCAGGTCTTCACCTCCGGCCTCGATGTCTTCGACGGTACGCCCTTGTTGGACATCAAGCCATACATCAAGGATCTCGATTCCAAACCCGATGCCAACCAGGGCTGGGTCGACAGGATGGAAGGCAGGGAACATCTCTCCCTGCACATCCGGGGTATTCCCCATGACTACTGA
- a CDS encoding MBL fold metallo-hydrolase, protein MAGRVRITILCENTVGARIGSAEHGFSAYVETAGGEWLFDTGSGRFLVDNALCFRKDLTRVSKIFLSHGHYDHTGGLPQVLTLKGDVEVHAHPDVFLDRIALPEQEGGRVRYVGLPYRRPYLEGLGAQFTLAAEFLEVAEGVFLTGEVPRTTPFEKPDLRLQSKTGQTYQLDRFKDDQSLVIDTAQGLVIVFGCAHSGMINIIHHAIKKTGKDRIRGLIGGTHLDFLGPEQLEASIRALQELQVASIGVSHCTGLRAAARLSQVFGDRFRYGHVGAVFEF, encoded by the coding sequence ATGGCTGGGAGAGTAAGAATAACCATCCTCTGCGAAAACACCGTGGGAGCGCGCATCGGGAGTGCTGAACACGGATTTTCGGCCTATGTCGAAACAGCCGGGGGAGAGTGGCTCTTTGACACGGGAAGCGGCCGGTTTCTCGTCGACAATGCCCTCTGCTTCCGAAAGGACCTGACAAGAGTGAGCAAGATATTTCTGAGCCACGGCCACTACGACCACACAGGAGGCCTGCCCCAGGTACTCACTCTCAAGGGAGACGTGGAGGTCCACGCACATCCGGACGTCTTTCTCGACAGGATCGCCCTACCGGAACAAGAGGGTGGCAGGGTGCGGTACGTGGGCCTTCCATACAGGAGGCCCTATCTGGAAGGGCTCGGTGCCCAGTTCACCCTGGCCGCGGAGTTCCTCGAGGTAGCAGAGGGCGTGTTTCTCACAGGAGAGGTTCCAAGAACAACCCCATTTGAAAAACCCGACCTCAGACTCCAGAGCAAAACAGGCCAAACCTACCAGCTCGACCGATTCAAGGACGACCAGTCCCTCGTGATCGACACGGCGCAAGGGCTGGTTATTGTTTTTGGTTGCGCCCACTCCGGAATGATCAATATCATCCACCACGCCATCAAAAAGACGGGAAAAGACAGAATCCGCGGCCTCATCGGAGGGACGCACCTCGACTTCCTGGGGCCGGAACAGCTCGAGGCCTCGATCCGCGCCCTCCAGGAGCTCCAGGTTGCCTCCATCGGTGTCTCACACTGCACCGGCCTCAGGGCGGCAGCCCGGCTTTCCCAGGTCTTTGGCGACCGGTTCCGATACGGCCATGTGGGGGCTGTCTTCGAATTCTGA
- a CDS encoding ferrous iron transport protein A, with the protein MDMEENIKLLEIGDRARITRIDGPGLRERLAGIGIREGLTVERLAPPPSSGCTEIRIGRRKVTLGLGVSMKVRVDLSGRSAGLAEMNPGDRAPVSNIQGGWKIHEILKTHFGIEPGRVIQMVGSRPDRDFLVEIGARRSSICEGDASKILVTRGRRIQLNYLDAGEEARVSAIAAGSSARSMLRELGIEEGVVIRIVEVTPSGYEKPEAPLLIRAGDKELAIGSGMAEKIWVEARRG; encoded by the coding sequence ATGGATATGGAAGAAAACATCAAGCTACTCGAGATCGGCGACAGGGCCCGGATCACCCGGATCGACGGGCCGGGCCTCAGGGAGAGGCTTGCAGGAATCGGAATCAGGGAGGGGTTGACCGTGGAACGGCTGGCCCCGCCGCCCTCTTCAGGTTGCACTGAGATCAGAATCGGCCGGAGAAAGGTCACCCTCGGCCTCGGGGTCAGCATGAAGGTGCGGGTGGATCTCAGCGGGAGATCGGCGGGCCTTGCCGAAATGAATCCCGGAGATCGGGCCCCTGTCTCCAACATCCAGGGCGGCTGGAAGATCCACGAGATCCTCAAGACCCACTTCGGAATCGAGCCGGGAAGAGTGATCCAGATGGTAGGGTCCAGGCCTGACAGGGATTTTCTGGTAGAGATCGGGGCAAGGAGGTCGAGCATCTGTGAAGGTGATGCATCCAAGATCCTTGTGACCAGGGGAAGGAGAATCCAGCTGAACTACCTGGATGCCGGAGAGGAGGCCAGGGTTTCGGCCATTGCTGCAGGATCTTCTGCACGCTCCATGCTCAGAGAATTGGGTATCGAAGAGGGTGTGGTGATCAGGATCGTCGAAGTCACCCCGAGCGGTTATGAAAAACCAGAGGCCCCTCTACTTATCAGAGCCGGCGACAAGGAGCTCGCTATCGGATCCGGTATGGCCGAGAAGATCTGGGTGGAGGCGAGGAGGGGTTAG
- a CDS encoding FAD-dependent oxidoreductase — MRDPERLIVRTPEQFKERQNIDVFTEHRVTRIDTGQKLIEVADLRDSSLRLVSFDRLIIATGARSRGFDLPGGTAENVFTLKTVQDGYDIKAFLDGRGPKRAAILGAGYIALEMCEAFVRRGLETSILYRGRLPASNLDVEISEMILREIEARGVRFVPDCHVASLGTAATGGVGRVETDRGSYDVDLVLVAHGVVPNVELARKAGISLGETGAIRVDSTQRTDVEGIYAAGDCCESLHLVSGRPVHAPLGDIANKQGRVAGENAAGGRATFRGIVGSIAFKVFDLEVASTGLSTKAARAHGFHVETQMIEHSSRVGYMPGAKPVTVKLVFDRENGRLLGAQMAGKEGVARRINSLAVALHQGMTVDEVARLDFAYAPPFSPTFDPILIAAEQASKKL; from the coding sequence GTGAGGGACCCGGAGAGGCTGATCGTCAGGACCCCGGAGCAGTTCAAGGAGAGGCAGAATATCGATGTCTTCACCGAACACCGGGTCACCAGGATCGACACCGGGCAGAAGCTGATTGAGGTGGCCGACCTCAGGGATTCCAGCCTCCGCCTGGTCTCCTTTGACAGACTCATCATCGCCACCGGAGCCAGATCCAGGGGGTTTGATCTGCCCGGCGGCACCGCGGAGAACGTCTTCACCCTCAAGACCGTCCAGGACGGGTATGACATCAAGGCCTTTCTCGACGGCAGAGGACCGAAACGGGCCGCCATCCTGGGCGCGGGCTATATCGCCCTCGAGATGTGCGAGGCCTTTGTCCGGAGGGGCCTCGAGACCTCGATCCTCTACCGCGGCAGACTCCCTGCAAGCAACCTCGACGTCGAGATCTCCGAGATGATCCTGAGGGAGATCGAGGCAAGAGGAGTCCGGTTTGTTCCCGACTGCCATGTAGCTTCCCTGGGCACAGCCGCAACGGGCGGGGTCGGCCGCGTGGAGACCGACCGTGGATCCTACGACGTGGACCTGGTCCTGGTGGCCCACGGTGTCGTCCCCAACGTGGAACTGGCCCGTAAGGCCGGAATCTCCCTGGGAGAGACCGGGGCCATCAGGGTCGACTCGACCCAGAGAACCGACGTGGAGGGCATCTACGCCGCAGGAGACTGCTGCGAATCTCTCCACCTGGTCAGCGGCAGGCCAGTCCATGCTCCCCTGGGAGACATCGCCAACAAGCAGGGCCGGGTGGCGGGAGAGAACGCAGCCGGTGGGCGGGCGACCTTCCGCGGTATCGTGGGATCGATCGCCTTCAAGGTCTTCGATCTGGAGGTGGCCTCCACCGGATTGAGCACCAAGGCCGCACGGGCTCATGGATTCCACGTGGAGACCCAGATGATCGAGCACTCCTCCAGGGTAGGTTACATGCCCGGGGCGAAACCCGTGACGGTGAAACTCGTCTTCGACCGCGAAAACGGAAGGCTCCTGGGGGCACAGATGGCCGGCAAAGAAGGAGTGGCCCGAAGGATCAATTCCCTCGCCGTTGCACT
- a CDS encoding DUF364 domain-containing protein, which produces MKILDQLIESLGGRDHPVREVRCCAFWTAVTTRHTGLSTTYRALEGEADTHQSGVRDVGFLTEKNALELVEYARSHNTLEASIGMAAINSLIEVDVARCVDLNAYDVLLEKGRGRNIAVVGHFPFVPKLKKAAKNLWVIEKRLRPGDLPESETKRILPRCDVVCITGTAFINHTIEGLLSLCRESFVVLTGPTSPLTPLLFDYGIDVICGTRVVDSEEVLRFISEAATFRQLHGHGVRLLSLTREPGER; this is translated from the coding sequence ATGAAGATCTTAGACCAACTGATCGAAAGCCTCGGGGGGAGGGATCACCCTGTCCGGGAGGTACGTTGCTGTGCCTTCTGGACCGCGGTCACGACCCGGCATACGGGACTCTCCACAACGTACCGGGCCCTCGAAGGGGAGGCAGACACCCACCAGTCCGGAGTGAGGGACGTGGGATTCCTCACGGAGAAAAACGCCCTGGAACTCGTCGAGTACGCCAGGTCTCACAACACCCTGGAGGCCTCCATCGGCATGGCCGCCATCAACTCTCTCATCGAGGTGGATGTGGCCAGATGCGTGGATCTCAATGCCTACGACGTGCTGCTCGAAAAGGGCAGAGGCCGCAACATCGCCGTGGTCGGTCACTTCCCCTTTGTGCCGAAGCTGAAAAAGGCGGCGAAGAATCTCTGGGTCATCGAAAAAAGGCTGCGCCCAGGGGATCTGCCTGAAAGCGAGACCAAGCGCATCCTTCCCCGGTGCGATGTGGTCTGCATAACGGGGACTGCCTTCATCAACCACACCATCGAGGGGCTTCTCTCCCTGTGCCGGGAGAGCTTCGTGGTCCTGACCGGGCCAACCTCGCCGCTGACACCCTTGCTCTTCGATTATGGAATCGATGTGATCTGCGGAACCCGGGTGGTCGATTCCGAGGAGGTTCTGAGATTCATCAGCGAGGCTGCCACCTTCAGGCAGCTTCACGGCCATGGGGTCAGGCTTCTCAGCCTGACCAGGGAGCCCGGGGAGAGATAA